The proteins below come from a single Synechococcus sp. WH 8101 genomic window:
- the purM gene encoding phosphoribosylformylglycinamidine cyclo-ligase: MDYKSAGVDVEAGRAFVDRIRSSVEATFRPEVIGGLGGFGGVIRLPAGMRRPLLVSGTDGVGTKLELAQDHAGHHNVGIDLVAMCVNDVITCGAAPLFFLDYMATGALSPDCMATVVEGIAEGCRRSGCALLGGETAEMPGFYPAGRYDLAGFCVAVVEEDAMIDGRTVAVGDRIVGIASSGVHSNGFSLVRRVLQNSGADASTRFGAENRPLIEALLTPTTLYGELVSNLLREGVTIHGMAHITGGGLPENLPRGLPAGCQAKVIPTSWPRPDLFQWLQEHGAIPERDLWHTFNLGIGYCVVLPEADAERAIAISEQQGLPAWLIGEIVPAAPQAKEPVLGLPA, from the coding sequence ATGGACTACAAAAGCGCTGGTGTGGATGTCGAGGCCGGACGGGCCTTCGTTGACAGGATTCGATCCAGCGTGGAAGCCACCTTTCGGCCGGAGGTGATCGGCGGCCTCGGTGGTTTCGGGGGGGTGATCCGGCTACCGGCCGGGATGCGTCGCCCTCTGCTGGTGTCTGGCACAGATGGGGTCGGCACCAAGCTGGAGCTGGCGCAGGACCATGCAGGCCATCACAACGTGGGCATCGATTTGGTGGCGATGTGCGTCAACGACGTGATCACCTGTGGAGCCGCACCACTCTTCTTTCTCGATTACATGGCCACCGGCGCCCTCAGTCCCGACTGCATGGCCACGGTGGTGGAGGGAATCGCCGAGGGCTGCCGCCGCAGCGGCTGCGCCCTTCTGGGAGGTGAAACCGCCGAAATGCCGGGGTTCTATCCCGCCGGCCGCTACGACCTCGCTGGCTTCTGCGTGGCCGTGGTGGAAGAAGACGCCATGATCGACGGCCGCACTGTCGCCGTCGGCGACAGGATCGTGGGCATCGCCAGCAGTGGTGTGCACAGCAACGGCTTCAGCCTGGTGCGCCGGGTGCTCCAGAACAGTGGTGCCGATGCCTCGACCCGCTTCGGAGCCGAAAACCGCCCCTTAATCGAAGCGCTGCTCACCCCCACCACTCTGTATGGCGAACTGGTGAGCAACCTGCTGCGGGAAGGCGTGACCATCCACGGCATGGCCCACATCACTGGCGGCGGACTCCCCGAAAACCTGCCCAGGGGCCTGCCCGCCGGGTGCCAGGCCAAGGTGATTCCAACCAGCTGGCCTCGGCCCGATCTGTTCCAGTGGCTGCAGGAGCACGGAGCAATCCCGGAGCGGGACCTCTGGCACACCTTCAACCTGGGCATTGGCTATTGCGTGGTCCTTCCTGAAGCCGATGCCGAACGGGCCATCGCCATCAGCGAGCAGCAGGGACTGCCCGCCTGGCTGATCGGCGAGATCGTGCCGGCCGCCCCCCAAGCCAAGGAACCGGTGCTGGGACTCCCGGCGTAA
- a CDS encoding septal ring lytic transglycosylase RlpA family protein has product MRSPFIPLVVAGLTTAGAVVLPVLARELEPESVRESVDLALNSAIEAETLPAESLPSESLPEAEPVPAPVKAEPPKPPAPAVVSVSTGQASWYGPGFFGNRTASGEVLRPGTLTAAHRTLPFGTKVRVTNLWNGRSAVVRINDRGPFHGARVIDLAHGAANQLGLVASGVAKVKLEVLR; this is encoded by the coding sequence ATGCGTTCACCGTTTATCCCCCTTGTTGTTGCAGGCCTCACCACCGCCGGAGCAGTGGTGTTGCCAGTGTTGGCACGCGAGCTCGAGCCTGAGTCGGTGCGTGAGTCTGTGGATCTGGCGCTGAATTCGGCCATCGAGGCTGAGACGCTGCCCGCAGAGTCACTGCCTTCCGAATCACTGCCTGAGGCTGAACCAGTTCCCGCTCCGGTCAAGGCCGAGCCTCCCAAGCCCCCAGCTCCTGCGGTGGTGTCCGTGAGCACCGGACAGGCCAGTTGGTATGGCCCTGGCTTTTTCGGAAACCGCACCGCCAGTGGGGAAGTCCTGCGCCCTGGCACTCTTACCGCTGCGCACCGCACCTTGCCCTTTGGCACCAAGGTTCGCGTCACCAATCTGTGGAACGGTCGTTCGGCTGTGGTGCGAATCAACGATCGTGGCCCGTTTCACGGTGCACGGGTGATCGACCTGGCCCATGGCGCCGCCAATCAGCTCGGACTGGTGGCTAGTGGTGTCGCCAAGGTCAAACTCGAGGTGCTCCGCTGA
- a CDS encoding N-acetylmuramoyl-L-alanine amidase, translating into MVRRDLSLALTAGLVALASLGLSTAARAPENPDTDLLTGEQVALRTHWTGTRPLPTDVPILVMAGHADSQAIEGAGTSGATVGLHGGTPMDARMRDELFWNLRVRDAVVALGRERGLNIRAYTPDALTIQDENDPRTNWSVGRRHSAAGGYALEIHFDAYGPDGFGSGLIPALHQPSNRLDESLALAFGRYPRTFRGGLGAPRRGISILEIGKLEGNLEQRLRNPQSRQPVIDTIARRIIEALAMGLEPEAPSPLSSGPDGGGSAHPETDPPASSGAG; encoded by the coding sequence ATGGTGCGCCGTGACCTGAGCCTGGCCCTGACCGCCGGCCTTGTGGCCCTTGCCAGCCTTGGTTTGTCGACGGCAGCCCGAGCGCCGGAAAACCCCGACACCGACCTGCTCACCGGTGAGCAGGTGGCGCTTCGCACCCACTGGACAGGCACCAGGCCGCTTCCGACCGATGTACCCATTCTGGTGATGGCAGGCCATGCCGACTCCCAGGCCATCGAGGGAGCCGGCACCTCCGGCGCCACGGTGGGGCTCCATGGCGGCACGCCGATGGATGCCCGCATGCGCGATGAACTGTTCTGGAATCTCAGGGTGCGGGATGCCGTCGTGGCGCTGGGGCGTGAGCGGGGCCTGAACATCCGGGCCTACACCCCGGACGCGCTCACCATCCAAGATGAGAATGATCCCCGCACCAACTGGTCGGTGGGACGTCGCCATAGCGCCGCAGGTGGTTATGCCCTGGAGATTCACTTCGACGCCTACGGCCCCGACGGCTTCGGCTCCGGGCTGATCCCCGCCCTCCATCAACCCAGCAATCGCCTCGACGAAAGCCTGGCCCTGGCGTTCGGGCGTTATCCACGGACCTTTCGCGGCGGCCTCGGAGCACCGCGGCGAGGCATCAGCATCCTGGAGATCGGCAAGCTGGAAGGGAACCTGGAGCAGCGTCTCCGGAATCCCCAATCCCGGCAGCCGGTGATCGACACCATCGCGCGCCGCATCATTGAGGCGCTGGCCATGGGCCTGGAGCCCGAAGCGCCATCGCCCCTCAGTTCAGGGCCTGATGGGGGCGGCAGCGCTCATCCAGAGACGGATCCTCCAGCCAGTTCTGGGGCCGGGTGA
- a CDS encoding Mrp/NBP35 family ATP-binding protein: protein MATAEQATAVLTEIRDAGSGRSAVELGWIDRIRVTPPRAVIRLNLPGFAQSQRDRIVQESRERLLGLDGIQDVQIEVGNPPHQAAGASAQTGAIGQAGHGQMAERQAIPGVKQVIAVSSGKGGVGKSTVAVNLACALARQGHRVGLLDADIYGPNAPTMLGVAEQTPEVRGSGSEQRMTPIESCGVAMVSMGLLIDPDQPVIWRGPMLNGIIRQFLYQVSWGERDVLVVDLPPGTGDAQLSLAQAVPMAGVIIVTTPQQVALQDARRGLAMFRQMQIPVLGVVENMSAFIPPDQPERRYPLFGEGGGQQLAAEFDSTLLAQIPLEMPVLSGGDQGRPIVVSQPDSASAQAFVVLADAVASRLTVSH from the coding sequence ATGGCGACGGCAGAGCAGGCAACAGCGGTGCTGACGGAGATCCGTGATGCGGGCAGCGGACGTTCCGCCGTGGAACTGGGCTGGATCGATCGCATCCGGGTCACACCACCCCGGGCTGTGATCCGTCTCAATCTCCCTGGCTTCGCGCAGAGCCAACGCGACAGGATCGTGCAGGAGAGCCGGGAGCGTCTGCTGGGGCTCGACGGCATCCAGGATGTGCAGATTGAGGTGGGAAACCCGCCCCATCAGGCCGCCGGCGCCTCCGCCCAAACCGGCGCAATCGGACAGGCCGGCCATGGCCAGATGGCCGAACGGCAAGCGATTCCGGGGGTCAAGCAGGTGATCGCCGTGAGCAGCGGCAAGGGCGGCGTGGGCAAAAGCACCGTGGCGGTGAACCTGGCCTGCGCCCTGGCCCGTCAGGGCCACCGGGTCGGGCTGCTTGACGCCGACATCTACGGCCCCAACGCCCCCACCATGCTGGGCGTAGCGGAGCAGACGCCCGAGGTGCGTGGCAGCGGCAGCGAGCAACGCATGACGCCGATCGAGAGCTGTGGCGTGGCCATGGTGTCGATGGGGCTGCTGATCGATCCCGACCAGCCCGTGATCTGGAGAGGGCCGATGCTCAATGGCATCATCCGCCAGTTCCTCTATCAGGTGAGCTGGGGTGAGCGGGATGTGCTGGTGGTCGATCTTCCCCCCGGAACTGGAGACGCCCAGCTCTCCCTCGCCCAGGCGGTGCCGATGGCCGGCGTGATCATCGTGACCACGCCTCAGCAGGTGGCCCTGCAGGATGCCCGCCGCGGCCTGGCGATGTTCCGGCAGATGCAGATCCCCGTGCTCGGCGTGGTGGAGAACATGAGCGCCTTCATTCCGCCCGACCAACCGGAGCGGCGCTATCCCTTGTTCGGGGAAGGGGGAGGACAGCAACTCGCCGCTGAATTCGACAGCACACTGCTGGCCCAGATTCCGCTCGAAATGCCGGTGCTCTCCGGTGGCGATCAGGGGCGCCCGATCGTCGTGAGTCAACCCGATTCCGCCAGTGCCCAGGCGTTCGTGGTTCTGGCCGATGCTGTGGCGAGTCGGCTCACCGTCTCGCACTGA
- the rodA gene encoding rod shape-determining protein RodA produces MGSGFLQGNRRRRRADASGLSSRRRHGERLLWGIPLTLVAVAGLLIASTQRQAPYADWYQHWITAAFGIGVALLLARMKLERLKPLLAPIYGLTVISLIAVRVIGTSALGAQRWISIGGVHVQPSEFAKLAAILLLAAVLDRHPVERPVDLLRPLGVISLPWLLVFIQPDLGTSLVFGALLLVMLYWSGMPFEWLVLLLAPLGTALLAGLLPWALLLWVPLMMVIAFRSLPWKRIAAAVVLAIQGAVAFITPWLWMHGLKDYQRDRLVLFLDPSKDPLGGGYHLLQSTVGIGSGGLFGTGLLQGQLTKLRFIPEQHTDFIFSALGEETGYLGTVLVVVGFALLMARMLQVANRARSDFDSLVVIGVATMLMFQVVVNIFMTIGLGPVTGIPLPFMSYGRSAMVVNFIALGLCLSVARRERQGLIR; encoded by the coding sequence ATGGGCAGCGGCTTCCTCCAGGGCAACCGCAGACGGCGACGCGCCGATGCCTCCGGCCTCAGCAGTCGGCGACGCCACGGGGAGCGCCTGCTTTGGGGCATCCCCCTGACCCTGGTGGCCGTGGCGGGGCTGCTGATTGCCAGCACCCAACGCCAGGCCCCCTATGCCGACTGGTACCAGCACTGGATCACGGCAGCCTTCGGCATCGGCGTGGCGCTCTTGCTGGCGCGCATGAAGCTGGAGCGTTTGAAGCCGCTGCTGGCACCCATCTACGGGCTCACGGTGATCAGCCTGATCGCCGTGCGGGTGATCGGCACCTCCGCCCTCGGGGCTCAACGCTGGATCAGTATCGGGGGGGTGCATGTGCAGCCTTCGGAATTCGCCAAGCTCGCCGCCATCCTGCTGCTGGCGGCCGTGCTTGATCGCCATCCTGTGGAACGTCCGGTGGATCTGCTTCGCCCCCTGGGCGTGATCTCCCTGCCCTGGTTGCTGGTGTTCATCCAGCCGGATCTGGGTACCTCCCTGGTCTTCGGAGCCCTGCTCCTGGTGATGCTCTATTGGTCGGGCATGCCCTTCGAGTGGCTGGTGCTGTTGCTCGCGCCCCTGGGCACAGCCCTGTTGGCCGGCCTCCTGCCCTGGGCCCTGCTGCTCTGGGTGCCGCTGATGATGGTGATCGCCTTTCGCTCCCTTCCCTGGAAACGCATCGCGGCGGCGGTGGTGCTGGCGATCCAAGGGGCCGTGGCCTTCATCACCCCCTGGCTCTGGATGCATGGCCTCAAGGACTATCAGCGCGATCGGCTGGTGTTGTTCCTCGACCCCAGCAAAGACCCCCTCGGCGGTGGGTACCACCTGCTGCAGAGCACGGTTGGCATCGGCTCCGGAGGCCTGTTCGGCACGGGATTGCTGCAGGGCCAGCTCACCAAACTGCGCTTTATCCCCGAGCAGCACACCGATTTCATCTTCAGTGCCCTGGGGGAGGAGACGGGGTATCTGGGCACCGTGCTGGTGGTGGTGGGGTTCGCCCTGCTCATGGCTCGGATGCTCCAGGTCGCGAACCGGGCCCGCTCCGATTTCGACTCCCTGGTGGTGATCGGCGTCGCCACCATGCTGATGTTCCAGGTGGTGGTGAACATCTTTATGACCATCGGCCTTGGCCCGGTCACGGGCATTCCTCTCCCCTTCATGAGCTACGGGCGCTCCGCCATGGTGGTGAACTTCATCGCCCTGGGCCTTTGCCTCTCGGTGGCGCGCCGGGAGCGTCAAGGGCTGATCCGGTGA
- a CDS encoding histidine phosphotransferase → MSFDKPQRITRRRSSAGPVPPRRPVGQTHERSTLHRHGPRPTYLALKDHGKVYVADIPHLSDGQLTQIGKEAEEVLGSLERRIGELESDLSLDAGDRDTLIKACTKRDVTHRFLRAIHDEQEQRRNNPAIRDAASESLPRTFLEIARHRLPGATFDSLLQEALAACEQSSPAEAPPAPESSSATNVVPLQPVLASLPVVVSPDPEEPADQAL, encoded by the coding sequence ATGTCTTTCGATAAACCCCAGCGGATCACCCGACGCCGCTCGTCAGCGGGCCCTGTGCCCCCCCGGCGTCCCGTCGGCCAGACCCACGAGCGCTCAACCCTGCATCGCCACGGTCCACGGCCCACCTATCTGGCCCTCAAGGATCACGGCAAGGTGTATGTGGCCGATATCCCCCATCTCTCCGATGGACAGCTCACCCAGATCGGCAAGGAAGCGGAGGAAGTGCTCGGCAGCCTGGAGCGCCGCATCGGCGAACTGGAGAGCGATCTCTCCCTCGATGCGGGGGATCGCGACACCCTGATCAAAGCCTGCACCAAGCGGGACGTCACCCACCGATTCCTCCGGGCGATTCACGACGAACAGGAGCAACGTCGTAACAACCCGGCCATCCGCGATGCGGCATCGGAATCCCTGCCCCGCACGTTTCTGGAAATCGCCCGGCACCGTCTGCCCGGCGCCACCTTTGACTCCCTACTCCAGGAAGCGCTCGCAGCCTGCGAGCAATCCAGTCCTGCCGAGGCGCCGCCTGCACCGGAATCGTCTTCAGCCACCAACGTGGTGCCACTGCAACCGGTGCTCGCCAGCTTGCCGGTGGTGGTGAGCCCCGACCCCGAGGAGCCCGCCGATCAAGCGCTCTGA
- a CDS encoding cofactor assembly of complex C subunit B: MPSFQISTLLLTLLLAIGLVFFLRAASKDRTTVVDVQSPRPALEVLEGLSQWLEQRGWVQRGGDAERQVLRYQATVAASAPLALLLSLLGTIGAGCLGLVLRQLQPTLGWWPLLLALLGPLAGLVYRRRALRQEGLEIRLMSSNESGGSTIRLRAHRDELIALELDLAGPLELASDGSLLSSPI, from the coding sequence ATGCCCTCCTTCCAGATCTCCACCCTGCTGTTGACCCTGCTGCTGGCCATCGGTCTGGTGTTTTTCCTCAGGGCTGCCAGCAAGGACCGCACCACAGTGGTCGACGTGCAATCACCGCGGCCGGCCCTGGAGGTGCTCGAAGGCCTGAGCCAATGGCTCGAGCAACGGGGCTGGGTGCAGCGAGGCGGCGATGCTGAACGGCAGGTGTTGCGGTATCAGGCCACGGTGGCGGCGAGTGCGCCGCTCGCCCTGCTGCTCTCTCTCCTGGGCACGATCGGCGCCGGTTGTCTGGGCCTGGTGCTGCGCCAGCTCCAGCCGACCCTGGGCTGGTGGCCCCTGCTGCTCGCCCTGCTCGGTCCGCTCGCGGGGCTCGTCTATCGACGCCGGGCGCTGCGGCAGGAGGGTCTGGAGATCCGGCTGATGAGCTCCAACGAGAGCGGCGGCAGCACGATCCGGTTGCGGGCGCATCGCGATGAACTCATTGCCCTGGAACTGGATCTGGCCGGTCCGCTCGAGCTGGCTAGCGACGGCTCCCTGCTGTCGTCACCGATCTGA
- a CDS encoding aldo/keto reductase: MTGIGFGTWAWGNQLLWGYQPDRDDPLLVETLQVAIASGLSLVDTADSYGTGRLNGRSEFLLGQGLDGLSAEERSRLTVATKLAPFPWRLGRRGFVRAFQASRERLRGHLDRVQLHWSTARYAPWQEGPLLAGLADLVEAGQVAELGLSNVGPRRLRQIHACLQRRGVRISSVQVQMSLLAPEPIAADGLATVCRELGIALLAYSPLALGVLTLPPGAAIPACTRLRQGLFRRLLPGSEALRQGLAAIAVAHGVSQAQVALNWCRSHGAMPLPGVRRPDQASDVAAALTWQLSDQERASLDELALTCPVRMPANPFQSA, translated from the coding sequence GTGACGGGAATCGGGTTCGGGACCTGGGCCTGGGGGAATCAATTGCTCTGGGGCTACCAGCCAGATCGGGACGACCCCTTGCTGGTGGAGACCCTTCAGGTGGCCATTGCCTCTGGGCTGTCGCTGGTGGATACGGCCGATTCCTATGGCACCGGCCGCCTCAATGGTCGCAGCGAGTTCTTGCTGGGTCAGGGGCTCGATGGTCTGTCTGCTGAGGAACGCTCCCGCCTCACCGTGGCCACCAAACTGGCTCCCTTCCCCTGGCGCCTCGGTCGTCGAGGCTTTGTGCGTGCGTTTCAGGCCAGCCGAGAGCGTCTGCGGGGCCATCTCGATCGGGTGCAGTTGCACTGGAGCACAGCCCGCTATGCCCCCTGGCAGGAGGGGCCGCTGCTGGCGGGGCTCGCCGATCTGGTGGAGGCGGGCCAGGTGGCGGAACTGGGACTCTCCAATGTGGGGCCGCGACGTCTGCGACAGATTCATGCCTGTCTGCAGCGCCGCGGCGTCCGCATCAGCAGCGTGCAGGTGCAGATGTCTTTGCTCGCTCCGGAGCCGATCGCCGCTGACGGTCTGGCGACGGTGTGTCGGGAGCTCGGCATTGCCCTGCTGGCCTACAGCCCTCTGGCACTCGGGGTGTTGACGCTGCCGCCGGGAGCAGCGATTCCGGCCTGCACGCGCCTGCGTCAGGGCTTGTTTCGTCGCCTCCTCCCAGGTAGCGAGGCGCTGCGGCAAGGCCTGGCTGCGATCGCGGTGGCCCATGGGGTCAGCCAGGCGCAGGTGGCTCTCAATTGGTGCCGTTCTCACGGCGCGATGCCCTTGCCCGGTGTTCGTCGCCCCGATCAGGCAAGCGACGTGGCTGCGGCGTTGACCTGGCAGCTGAGCGATCAGGAGCGCGCCAGCCTGGATGAGCTCGCCCTCACCTGCCCGGTTCGCATGCCCGCCAACCCGTTTCAGAGCGCTTGA
- the hemF gene encoding oxygen-dependent coproporphyrinogen oxidase: MVHSPHQPGSVLTPPAGSRDRARALVLGLQDEICAGLERLDGLGRFQEESWERPEGGGGRSRVMREGRVFEQGGVNFSEVHGQELPPSILRQRPEAKGHPWFATGTSMVLHPRNPYVPTVHLNYRYFEAGPVWWFGGGADLTPFYPFLDDARHFHRQHKQACDQVSPDLYPVFKLWCDEYFFLKHRGETRGIGGIFYDYQDGNGQLYKGQDPEGPAAAMAQTLGSRPLAWDALHDLARACGQAFLPAYAPIVEKRHDLPYGERERQFQLYRRGRYVEFNLVWDRGTIFGLQTNGRTESILMSLPPLARWEYGYAAPEGSREALLTDLFTRPQNWLEDPSLDERCRPHQALN, translated from the coding sequence ATGGTCCATTCACCCCACCAGCCCGGCAGCGTTCTGACGCCTCCTGCGGGGTCCCGCGACCGGGCCCGGGCTCTCGTGCTCGGCCTCCAGGATGAAATCTGCGCAGGCCTGGAGCGTCTCGACGGTCTCGGTCGTTTTCAAGAGGAGAGCTGGGAGAGGCCGGAAGGGGGCGGTGGGCGTTCCCGGGTGATGCGCGAAGGGCGCGTCTTCGAGCAGGGCGGTGTCAACTTCTCTGAAGTCCATGGCCAGGAGCTGCCCCCCTCGATCCTGCGCCAGCGGCCCGAGGCGAAGGGTCATCCCTGGTTTGCCACTGGCACCTCGATGGTGTTGCATCCGCGCAATCCCTATGTGCCCACGGTGCACCTCAACTACCGCTACTTCGAGGCTGGTCCGGTGTGGTGGTTCGGCGGTGGTGCTGATCTCACGCCCTTCTATCCCTTTCTTGACGACGCCCGCCACTTCCATCGGCAACACAAGCAGGCCTGCGATCAGGTGAGCCCGGATCTCTATCCGGTGTTCAAGCTCTGGTGCGACGAGTATTTCTTCCTGAAGCACCGCGGCGAAACCCGCGGCATCGGAGGGATTTTTTACGACTACCAAGACGGCAACGGCCAGCTCTACAAGGGTCAGGATCCCGAGGGGCCCGCTGCCGCCATGGCGCAAACGCTTGGCTCCCGCCCCCTCGCCTGGGACGCCTTGCACGATCTGGCGCGGGCCTGCGGGCAGGCTTTCCTGCCGGCCTATGCCCCGATTGTGGAGAAACGGCATGACCTCCCCTATGGCGAGAGGGAGCGTCAGTTCCAGCTCTACCGCCGCGGTCGGTACGTTGAATTCAACCTGGTGTGGGATCGGGGCACGATTTTCGGGTTGCAGACGAACGGCCGCACCGAATCGATTCTGATGTCTTTGCCGCCCCTGGCGCGATGGGAATACGGCTACGCCGCTCCGGAAGGGTCGAGGGAAGCGCTGTTGACGGATCTGTTCACCCGGCCCCAGAACTGGCTGGAGGATCCGTCTCTGGATGAGCGCTGCCGCCCCCATCAGGCCCTGAACTGA
- a CDS encoding helix-turn-helix transcriptional regulator → MIRVVVQTHRKASRACLADIEHYFHQPPPRFLDLELAVCWVLDCLLRQDSYPSGLLQRLQHEHPELRLSETVLHQALAFLDGQGMLGHYSKRCPSRGRPRSMLHLQHEAREPAERLMTPWRRWLVDHLAESDQPVAH, encoded by the coding sequence ATGATCCGCGTCGTCGTGCAGACCCATCGCAAAGCCTCCCGCGCCTGCCTGGCCGATATCGAGCATTACTTTCACCAGCCACCGCCGCGCTTCCTCGACCTGGAACTGGCGGTGTGCTGGGTACTCGACTGCCTCCTCCGCCAAGACAGCTACCCCTCAGGACTGCTGCAGCGTCTCCAGCACGAACACCCGGAACTGCGACTCTCGGAAACGGTGCTGCACCAAGCCCTCGCCTTTCTCGACGGTCAGGGCATGCTCGGCCACTACAGCAAACGCTGCCCAAGTCGCGGACGCCCCCGCAGCATGCTCCACCTGCAACATGAAGCGCGCGAACCGGCGGAGCGCTTGATGACGCCATGGCGTCGCTGGCTGGTCGACCATCTCGCCGAAAGCGACCAGCCCGTGGCGCACTAG
- a CDS encoding ribonuclease D, producing the protein MADSTEPRDFAVFDGDLDAAWADRYAKASRLAVDTEAMGLVHGRDRLCLVQLCDGDDNVSCVRIGLGQSEAPRLKALMESAAVEKVFHFARFDVAALASGLGIAVDPIFCTKVASRLARTYSPRHGLKEVVLELVGVELDKQAQSSDWGRVEELSEAQLAYAANDARYLLPARERLEVMLRREGRWELAQRCFRCIPVMSELDRLRFAQTFEH; encoded by the coding sequence ATGGCTGACAGCACCGAACCCAGGGATTTCGCCGTTTTTGATGGCGATCTGGATGCCGCCTGGGCCGATCGTTACGCCAAGGCCAGCCGCCTGGCGGTTGACACCGAAGCGATGGGCCTGGTGCACGGTCGGGATCGCCTCTGTCTCGTGCAACTCTGCGATGGCGACGACAACGTGTCGTGTGTGCGCATCGGTCTTGGTCAGAGCGAGGCGCCTCGCCTGAAGGCTCTGATGGAATCAGCGGCGGTGGAGAAGGTGTTCCATTTCGCCCGTTTTGATGTGGCGGCCCTCGCCAGTGGGCTGGGGATTGCCGTTGATCCGATCTTCTGCACCAAAGTGGCCTCGCGACTGGCCCGCACCTACAGCCCCAGGCACGGTCTCAAGGAGGTGGTGCTCGAGTTGGTGGGCGTCGAGCTCGATAAGCAGGCCCAGAGCAGCGACTGGGGCCGTGTGGAGGAGCTCAGTGAGGCTCAGCTGGCCTATGCCGCCAACGATGCGCGTTATCTGTTGCCGGCGCGGGAGCGACTGGAGGTGATGCTGCGTCGGGAGGGTCGCTGGGAGCTCGCCCAGCGCTGTTTCCGATGCATTCCCGTGATGTCGGAGCTGGATCGTCTGCGCTTCGCGCAGACTTTCGAGCACTGA
- a CDS encoding lipid-A-disaccharide synthase-related protein, giving the protein MLVLSNGHGEDLIALRILEALHRLNPGLRLRVLPMVGTGATFTAAEQAGWIERVGPPAALPSGGFSNQSLRGLLADLSSGLALLSWRQWRCLRRERKRVDAVLAVGDLLPLLMAWGAGRPFGFVGTPKSDYTWRSGPGRSPSDRYHRLKGSEWDPWEWLLMRSRRCRLVAMRDRITARGLQRHRVRAEAPGNPMMDGFRSTPVPAALERCRRILLLCGSRMPEALRNAERLLQALEGWQSTVPIALLMATGSQPEQQPLAALLTRLGYRPCPPPADALGASACWVNGVQLLLLGRGRFQDWASWAEVGLATAGTATEQLVGLGVPSLSLPGPGPQFTRAFATRQSRLLGGAVRSCRNAADLRQHLAALLESARLREELGRVGRQRMGPPGGSAALAQRIQQQLITDTERSPSARHGRDSGP; this is encoded by the coding sequence CTGCTGGTGCTGAGCAATGGCCATGGCGAAGACCTGATCGCCCTGCGCATCCTCGAAGCCCTGCATCGCCTCAACCCAGGCCTGAGGCTGCGGGTTCTGCCGATGGTGGGCACCGGGGCCACCTTCACAGCCGCCGAGCAAGCCGGTTGGATTGAGAGGGTGGGTCCGCCTGCGGCGCTGCCGAGCGGCGGCTTCAGCAATCAGAGCCTGCGAGGTTTGCTGGCTGATCTCAGCTCCGGCCTGGCCCTGCTGAGCTGGCGCCAATGGCGCTGCCTGCGTCGGGAGCGAAAGCGCGTGGATGCGGTGCTGGCCGTGGGAGATCTGTTGCCCTTGCTGATGGCCTGGGGGGCGGGACGCCCCTTCGGATTCGTGGGAACACCGAAAAGCGACTACACCTGGCGCAGCGGCCCCGGGCGTTCCCCCAGTGACCGCTACCACCGCCTCAAGGGCAGTGAATGGGATCCATGGGAATGGCTCCTGATGCGCAGCCGCCGTTGCCGTCTGGTGGCGATGCGCGACCGGATCACAGCCCGAGGCCTGCAGCGCCATCGCGTCAGGGCCGAGGCTCCGGGCAATCCGATGATGGATGGCTTCCGTTCGACGCCTGTGCCGGCAGCCCTGGAGCGTTGTCGGCGCATCCTGCTGCTCTGCGGTAGCCGGATGCCGGAAGCGCTCCGCAATGCCGAACGGCTGCTCCAAGCCCTGGAGGGCTGGCAGAGCACGGTGCCGATTGCCCTGCTGATGGCCACGGGATCCCAGCCGGAACAACAACCCCTGGCCGCCCTGCTCACCCGCCTCGGCTACCGCCCCTGCCCTCCCCCCGCCGACGCCCTGGGGGCCAGCGCCTGCTGGGTGAACGGGGTGCAGTTGCTGCTGCTCGGGCGGGGGCGCTTTCAAGACTGGGCCAGCTGGGCCGAAGTGGGACTGGCCACCGCAGGCACGGCCACCGAACAACTGGTGGGGCTGGGCGTACCAAGCCTCTCGCTGCCGGGGCCCGGCCCCCAGTTCACCCGCGCCTTCGCCACACGGCAGAGCCGACTGCTCGGCGGCGCGGTGCGGTCGTGTCGGAACGCGGCCGACCTTCGCCAACACCTGGCCGCTCTCCTGGAGAGCGCACGCCTGCGAGAGGAGCTTGGCCGCGTCGGCCGTCAGCGCATGGGACCTCCCGGCGGCAGCGCCGCCCTCGCGCAACGGATCCAGCAACAACTGATCACGGATACTGAACGTTCTCCGTCAGCACGCCATGGCCGCGATTCAGGACCATGA